The genomic stretch GCCAATCGCGATCCCGCAGCTCTACATAGTGTGCAAGTGCTCGCACGACCGTTTGATGAAGTGGAACGACGCGGGACTTACGATACTTCGTTACCCGAATCATCAGCAGGCCTTGATCGAGGTCGACGTCTGCGCGCCTCAGGTTAAGCGCCTCAGAAATCCGCAGTCCGGTGGCCGCGATCAGCCCGAACAGGGTTGAGTAGGTCACGGGCCGCAGTTTCTCCTTCGAGGGCAACGTCGAAGCAGCGGCCAGCAGTTCCCGGATCTCCTCATCGGCATAGATGTGCGGTGTCAAACGGCGATGGGCTCGGCCGAAAAGATAAAGCGGAGGAACTTCGGTGGCAGGGTCAAATTGCTGGAGATACCTTGCGAACGGGCGAACGATCTCAATCCGACGCGCCCAGGTAAAGGGCACCTGACTTGATGCAGATCGAGCCCAGGACGCTGCCAGTTTTACGGTGAGCGGCCCCTGGTGGCCGATCCGGTCGGCAAAGCAGGCAAAATCAAGAAGCCGGCGTCCCGTACACCGCAGGTCAAAACCAAGGCGGCGTCTTGACGCAAGGTAGTCCTCGGCGAGCGATAGCATTCTCACTGAACGTTTCATGATTCGCTCCCCGGCCAGGGCAGCGCGACCTTGGCAAGGCTCCTGATATCGACCGTGGTGTAAATCGCGGTAGTATCGAGGCTGCGGTGTCGAAGGATATCGGCGATTTCCTTCATAGGGACTCCAGCGTTAATCAGCCGACTGCCTACGCTGTGCCGCAATACATGGGTTCCCCTGCAGCGTGGATCGCTGCCGCATCGCGCATGAGCGGCACGGACGGTATTGCGAACGACGCTCGAGCCGACGGGTTCGGTAAGTGGAGCGCGATGCCGCAGAAATACCGCCCGGCTATCGGAGACCGGGCGCCCGTCAGTCAGGTATTGAGCAATTGCGCGCCCGGTCCGGGGCGGCAACGGAAGCACATCTGTTCGCCGCGCCTTGCCTGCTGATAACCGCAACGTCCCGTCGTGCCAGTTCAGGTCGTCCAGCTGTAGCGAAGCGACTTCGCCGGCGCGTAGTCCCAGGTCGACCATACACCGGGCCATTGCGTAGTCTCTGCGGCCGATCGCGGATTTGCGATCGAATGCGTTAAGAAACCGTTCCAGCTCCGCCTCACATAGCGAGTCTGGTAACGATGCGAACCGCCACTGGGCGATTTGTGGAATCGCGGCAATAAGGCACCGGACGTGATCTCCGTGCATTCCTCGGAAATGCAAGTAGCTCCGTAGTGCACTCCCAAGGACTTTGCCGGTGCTCGGCTTGCATCCTTCGAGGTGGCTGACTACAAATCGATGAACATGTTCCGGTTTGACCTGTGCCATAGTGATTCTCGATGCACCGAATCGCTCCGACAGGAACGTCCGTACGATGCGTGTACGCAACCTTCTCGTAGATGCGGCCAGCCCGCAGACCTGGTCAAGGTGTGCGTCAAATTCCCTGATCTCCTCCCGTATCAGACGGGGTGTGAAGTCGGGCTGATGGCGTATGTCCGCCCTCTGGCGCAGCACGACAAGCAGATGCTTTAAGGCCGACCCGACATGGTTCCTGCTTCTTGGCGTGCGCAATGGGCAGTCGCACTGAGGCAGGTGTTCATCCAGAAAATAGCGGATCAGCGCTTCGTCAATCTGACTGAGTTTGATGCGTCGCTTGCGCAGCCAATAAGCAAAGTGCGCGACGCAGCACAAATACTTACGGACGCTCCACGACGAATATCCGCGCCCAATCAAATACGTCGAATAGGCTTGATAGCTGGGTTTGAGCACGCCGTCCGTCAACCATGCCCGGGTCCGCTGCGGTAACGCGAAGTCGCTGTTCATGATACCCCTCCTCAAAAAGCCGAACTTGTCGACCTGCCTCCTGAGGAAAGCACTTTTATTATGCGCAGTCCACTACCGGTACCCGTGACCAAACACCCTTTACAAGGCGCCAAACGGACGTCCCTGCGCGGAGCTGCGCATATTCCCGAGTTCGTCATAGTTCCGTTCATGCAAATATTTGCATGATCGGAAAGAACGATGCACGCCATTGACAACGCATACCATCGCCACGCTCAAAGCCTGGCTGCAAGAGCCCCCGCGCAACGGCGCGCACGCGTTATTCCCTAATATAAGTGGTGGTCGGCTCAGCTCTGACTCTGTGCAACATCTTCTGGGCAAGTATGTATCCACCGCGAGTGCCTGCTGCTCGTCCTTGAAACGTAAGCGAATCACGCCACACGTCCTCAGGCACAGCGCTGCAATGGAACTACTTCATGCCGGCGTCGACTGCTCCGTCATTGCATTGTGGTTAGGACACGAATCGGTCGAAACCACTCAGGTCTATTTGCACGCTCATTTAGCCCTCAAGGAAGCCGCGCTGGCTAAAGTCAAGTCTTCGAACGGTAAACCATTGGGTCGATACCGTGCAGGCGATAAACTACTTGAGTTCCTAACCGCGTTGTGAAGAGTCCGACTATGCCGAGCGCGACCGATGTATGATCGGCAGCGAGGTCGCTTTTGCGGTGCCCAAATCGCCATCAGCATCAGCCGTTCGGCATAGCACGGGATTCGGCATGAACAGCCCTATGCCGCATCCGGCATAGGGTGGTACCGACCAGGGTGTAGATTGCGGCCCCGCGTTCGCCGCCGCTGTCGGAACCGAAGTGCAGGAAGTTTTTCCGGCCGAGAGCGACGGCACGTAAAGCGCGTTCGGCTGCGTTATTGTCGATTTCCACGGCGCCGTCATCGACGTACAGTGTGAGCGCCGCCCACTGATTCAACGCGTAGTTGATGGCTTTGGCGGTATCGCCTTTCTGCGACACCGTACCCAATGTCGAGCGCAGCCAGATCTCGAACGCATCGAGTAGCGGACGCGCCTGCTCCTGCCTGACACGTCTTCGTTCGTCTGGAGGCTGCCGCGAATCGCAGCCTCGATTGCGTACAGTTCGCCGATCCGGCGCAACGCTTCAGTGTTGACCTCGTTCCTGCGTGCGACGAACAGATC from Paraburkholderia phytofirmans OLGA172 encodes the following:
- a CDS encoding tyrosine-type recombinase/integrase, encoding MHDRKERCTPLTTHTIATLKAWLQEPPRNGAHALFPNISGGRLSSDSVQHLLGKYVSTASACCSSLKRKRITPHVLRHSAAMELLHAGVDCSVIALWLGHESVETTQVYLHAHLALKEAALAKVKSSNGKPLGRYRAGDKLLEFLTAL
- a CDS encoding site-specific integrase, translated to MNSDFALPQRTRAWLTDGVLKPSYQAYSTYLIGRGYSSWSVRKYLCCVAHFAYWLRKRRIKLSQIDEALIRYFLDEHLPQCDCPLRTPRSRNHVGSALKHLLVVLRQRADIRHQPDFTPRLIREEIREFDAHLDQVCGLAASTRRLRTRIVRTFLSERFGASRITMAQVKPEHVHRFVVSHLEGCKPSTGKVLGSALRSYLHFRGMHGDHVRCLIAAIPQIAQWRFASLPDSLCEAELERFLNAFDRKSAIGRRDYAMARCMVDLGLRAGEVASLQLDDLNWHDGTLRLSAGKARRTDVLPLPPRTGRAIAQYLTDGRPVSDSRAVFLRHRAPLTEPVGSSVVRNTVRAAHARCGSDPRCRGTHVLRHSVGSRLINAGVPMKEIADILRHRSLDTTAIYTTVDIRSLAKVALPWPGSES
- a CDS encoding tyrosine-type recombinase/integrase; this encodes MKRSVRMLSLAEDYLASRRRLGFDLRCTGRRLLDFACFADRIGHQGPLTVKLAASWARSASSQVPFTWARRIEIVRPFARYLQQFDPATEVPPLYLFGRAHRRLTPHIYADEEIRELLAAASTLPSKEKLRPVTYSTLFGLIAATGLRISEALNLRRADVDLDQGLLMIRVTKYRKSRVVPLHQTVVRALAHYVELRDRDWPITLSDHFFIVHGSSMKISTVEEVFSSLRSQLGWVARGDHPAPRIHDLRHSFICRRVLLWYQQGVDVDNAMIMLSTYVGHAKVTDTYWYLTGIPELMAIAAQRFEHFTEGVCHV